ATACGGAGAAAATGCTAATCTACAACCATAAACAAGACGATGTAAAGTTTGTACATGTGATGGCGATGTAAATTAGGGTTATTGGTCAGGACAGTGCTTTTATCCctaattattgagtttgagtcACTTGAGTCTGGTTTGTTTAATGTCTTTTGGATTTGAGCTAAGGCCAttgtggaataaaaaaaaactactatTATTAAGGGGAGAGGAGGGTTTAAAACTATTATATTAATTCATGACTATAACATATAATATTTTTGGGTTGAGTTCATTACTTATTGCCTTAAATGTTAAAAAAGGGTTCATGTGTTATAGCTATTTGGCCAATTTagtccctatatttttaatttggccaatttaaTTATCGTGGTGTAGAAAAGAGAGAGGGGAGGGGGGGAGTGGGTGTGTGCAAGAAAATTAGGAGATGATAGAACGTTAGGGATGAGAGtaattattcttttaatttttgaatcaaatagatattcttataaataagtttataataataatttttttttaacagagaTTGGATGAAATATCATTAATTGGTTAACAAagatatatataaggatcaaattggccaaattaaaaTCACGGAGACTAAATTTACCTAataactagaacccaaaaactaTTGTGACATTTAAactatatttatttatacattGTGTGACTCTCATTCCCCTAGAGAACCTCCCATCAATATGGTCATGAGTGATGCAAGCAATGACGCATCTTATTAGTTTAAAGGGACTTGCAACTTTTTTTTCATACTACATATCATGAGAGCACTTCCACCTGGGGTGGGATAAGCCGGCACACAGCCAAAAAAATGGCCCAACATCTAGGGAAGTTTTTCCAGCCCACGGGATTGCTTGGCACCCAGCCCAAACTGGTCTCTAGGCCAGCCCAAAATTGATAGACCTTGGGACCAGCCTACATGACGTCAGGCTAAAGTCATAATCTGAAATCGGTGACGACGAACTCCATCTCCGATGAAGAAGACGACTGGATGACGCTACCTTCGAGGACGAGGCTGCCGACCCAGAACTTGCTGTTGAGGACGATGACATACAAATCCGACGATGCAGCTGAAGGTCAGGGCGTAGGTCCAGAGGCGGCGGGTTTGGAGCTGGCGAGTCTGGGCGCCGATGTCGACCGGTTTAGGGTGGGTCGGACCACGGAGGGCGGTGGAGAAGAAACGGAGAGTGAAGGAGAGGTGGGGATTTGATGAAGGGTGGAGATGGGGGGTGGGTTGGCGTGCTCTGGTCTGAGGAGCATTTTTGGGGAGAAActcagaaattaaaaatcaaattattaatttttattattttataataaaaattaataatattttaataaaattgattagGCTATTTAGTTTTAGGGATGGATATGCATTGCCCTATTTCTGTTCATTAAGTGGATTAAATGGGTTGGGTGCTGGCGTAAAGTCTTTAGGTGTAAAATTGCTCTGAAGAAAatattgagattgaaaatagaAGATCTAAATAGTTgtgaaaatcaaatcaaatagttaaaataCCTGTAACATTGAATACCTGTAACATTGAATAATACATATCATTGAAgctatacaattttttttttgtttgtttgtgatgaGAAAATTAATGACAGTTCCTTATAAAGCTTGACGTGATTTGTTGCATTAAGTGGGGTAAACTaaacaacaaaatgaaaaaGTAGGTAGTGAAAGGTGTATAAGAACCACGTAACCCCTCCTCGTTTCCCACGTTGTGAGTCTGAAGTGACAGCCATGAACCAGAGTAATAATACAAAGTTGAATGATGCAAACCGGCCCACTCATGAGAGCATCTTGCACTGTTTGTACGTTGTAGAGAATATTTGATGTCAGATTTTGTAGAgaataattagctaattaatataatttgaaaggaaAGATTTTAGGATTACCTTTAGAGAATATTTGATGTCAGATGTGAAGTGTATATACAAAATATAAGGTATATATTGAGAATGTAGGGTGTGAGGATATTATGATAAAGTATGTGGAgtgtattaaaataatttttaagtgaaaaagtAAATAGGTATATTAAGTATATGAGatttattcaacaatttatgaagtgttaatataataagtttttttttcattcgaaaaaaaaaaaaaaaaaaaaaaaaaacatcttctCGTTTTTTTTGGTCGTAAACATGTATTTACTCGTACTTCATCGTATAAATGCTCCTTCATCTGCCATTGCAATCCATGATCATGACAATTCTGCACGTCAAATCAAACCATGCATAGTGCGGTCTAGTGCAGATTCCATTAACATTGAtcgcatatatatacatatgcatggTGTGTGTACGTATATGCCCCAACAGTGTGCAAAAAAAGATGTCGGGTGGATGGACCACTGGCCTGCTTGACTGCTTCAGTGACTGCAGTGTCTGTAAGTACAGCTTCTATTCTCATCCCTTCTTGGCTAGCTAACTAAATCAATTATACCATGTTTACTTATTTGGTATATGAATATATACCGACTGATGAATTGATCatacaaaccctaaacctataTATAACGTAATTTGGACTGCAGGCTGCTTGGGATTTTGGTGTCCTTGCGTTGTTGCTGGGCGTGTTGCAGAGATTGCCTCCAAAGGACATACCAGTAACGTTTCTTTTAAGAACCCAGTAACTCGATATGTAAACTTGATTGAGGGCCGGTTTTGAACTGCTTATTTGCTTTCTGCCTTAGTCAAtcgacaattttttttaataactttaacataaaaatttaaaaatactttatcGAGAAGCACTTGTTAACTAGTCATTTTTTTTATGAGCACATTCAAATTTCTTTCCATGAAGCACTTGGATTTTATAAGAAACACCTGGATATAATAAATTTTTCAGTATTTTCATAATAGAAGCACGTACTTAACTCGAACATGAGCGCTTTATACGTAAATAGTCCAAAACATGCCCTAAATTAAGTGATAAAATTTGACGATGATGTTGAAATTGGAAGTGAACTCCAAAAGTGTGCATGCGTATGCAGGTTGTTGTCAGCAGGGATGTTTGTATGCACTAATCAATTCCTATACTCACTTAGCATTCGGCATTCCTTGCGGTTTCTGCATTACTTGCGGCTTTCGAACCAAACTGAGGGAGCAGTACAAGTTGGAGGAAAAACCTTGCAACGATTGCTGTGTTCATTTCTTCTGCCACTCCTGTGCCTTGTGCCAAGAATATCGTGAGCTCGAGAACCGTGGTTTCAATGTTGCCATTGGTACGTACATTCGTTGTTCCTTCCCCCCATACAATTACTTAGATTCATCGTCTCGGTGCACCTCCTTATCCACCCTAGTTAGATTAGATCAACCGATACGTATTATACACGTGTAATTATCTTTTAAAAGTATTAAACTATTAATTCAAGATCATTCCTAATTAACTAGTTAATTTCAATGAATGTTAGGCTGGGAACGAAATGCGTCACAGAATCCTGGAGTGGTGACAGCACCATCTGTGCAAGGTGGCATGAATCGTCAGACTGATCACAAATAGTAATAGTGTTGGCTTGATGCTTCATACCATCTGGAATAAAagaatttgttttcaatttttgtttgccGTCTCTTGTATAAACTTATTTTGGCTTTGGAGAGTCATCTTAGTCTGTTGAGTGTGGGTGTGAATAATTTAAAGATTTTATGTGTTCATTTGCTTATTTGTGGGCTTTTCTCAGTCATGGTATTCAATCAAGTTGACCTTTTATGTTTTGTTAAAATCTCTTTTAGATTGTAAACTCTCttttatcaaatattatttttaatgtttttatcaGTTCTTAATGTTATAATAAAATCACTATTATTttgctgaattttttttaactatttgCGTGTATCTTAAAGTGGTGGGTTCGATTGTTTCTAATCGGTTATTATATTGATGTTCGATGGTTTTGTGGAAGGAGAATTCATTATCGGAGTTGCTGATTTGGGCGTCGGTAAAGGaacaaattttagtttttaatgcAGTTTGGACATAAAAGGAACAAATCATTATCAGAGTTACCAATTTTTCTTATGTAATGTATAAGggataaggattgtctgccctccgaCTTCTGGTGCCCTCATGTTTTGtatgatcacggttaagtcacgtcaacattttatattatttttttatagagataataagacaaaaataaatagtaatataaaatattgacatgatTTAATCATAACCACATAAATAAAAAGGCACGAAAGGACATCGGAAATGGGAAAAACAATCCTTGTCCGTGTATAAGAACCACATAACCCCTCCTCGTTTCCCACATTGTGAGTCTGAAGTGACAGCCGTGATCCAGAGTAATAATACAAAGTCGAATGATGCAGACCGGCCCACGCAAGAGAGTCTAAACCAGAATAATAACACAAGGTTGAATGATGCAAACCCACTCATGAGAGCCTCTTCCTCTGTTTGTATGTAATAATCTATCTTCTAGAGCATTCTTTCGTCATCTGAGATGTTAATTTGCTtactaaaatattaattatcCGTCTTCACTCAAGATCTCTGTCCCATAACTCTATTTTTGTATAAATTATGGAGTAAATAGGctcattaaaatttatttttacaaaaaaaaaaagaagaagctaAAATGAAGATATTTTGCTCATCTGATTATTCTTTAATGAAGAGGCAAACCACATTTCTAAGTTAATAATTCAAAttatgaaaaattttaattgagCAATTGAATGTCCTTATTTAGTTGGTTTTGCGCGTGATTAAGTTCAAAGAGTAACTTAGAAAATGAACATTTCTAAGCATCAATCAACATTGTCTCGTTTTTTTTGGTCGTGAACTTGTATTTACTCCTACTTCATCGTATAAATGCTCCTTCACCTGCCGTTGCTATCCATGATCATGACAATTCTACACGTCAAACCAAAACATGC
This Pyrus communis chromosome 6, drPyrComm1.1, whole genome shotgun sequence DNA region includes the following protein-coding sequences:
- the LOC137736929 gene encoding cell number regulator 10-like, which encodes MSGGWTTGLLDCFSDCSVCCLGFWCPCVVAGRVAEIASKGHTSCCQQGCLYALINSYTHLAFGIPCGFCITCGFRTKLREQYKLEEKPCNDCCVHFFCHSCALCQEYRELENRGFNVAIGWERNASQNPGVVTAPSVQGGMNRQTDHK